A genomic region of Gopherus evgoodei ecotype Sinaloan lineage unplaced genomic scaffold, rGopEvg1_v1.p scaffold_73_arrow_ctg1, whole genome shotgun sequence contains the following coding sequences:
- the LOC115643847 gene encoding putative olfactory receptor 14L1, giving the protein MAYDRYVTICQPLHYETIMNSRACVQMVAGAWISGILYSVLHTRNTFALTFCGGNMVDQFFCEIPQLLKLACSDSYFSEVGVLAFSVCLVLGCFVFIIVSYVQIFKSVLRIPSEQGWHKAFSTCLPHLTVVSLLVFTGAFAYLKPTSSSISALDIVVAVLYSILPPIMNPVIYSMRNKEMKAALKRLTGCS; this is encoded by the coding sequence ATGGCATATGACCGATATGTcaccatctgccaaccactgcactatgagacaATAATGAACAGCAGAGCTTGTGTGCAAATggtagctggtgcctggatcagTGGGATTCTCTACTCTGTACTACATACCAGGAACACGTTTGCATTGaccttctgtggaggcaacatggtggatcagttcttctgtgagatCCCCCAGCTACTCAAGCTTGCCTGCTCTGACTCATATTTCAGTGAAGTTGGGGTTCTTGCATTTAGTGTGTGTTTAGTCTtaggctgttttgtttttatcattgtGTCATACGTTCAGATCTTCAAATCAGTGCTCAGAATCCcttctgagcagggctggcataaagccttctccacctgccttcctcacctcacTGTAGTCTCCTTGCTTGTTTTTACTGGGGCctttgcctacctgaaacccacctccagctccatATCTGCTCTGGATATTGTGGTTGCTGTTCTCTATTCTATATTGCCACCAATCATGAATCCAgttatctacagcatgaggaacaaggagatgaaaGCTGCTCTGAAGAGACTGACTGGGTGTAGCTAG
- the LOC115643848 gene encoding olfactory receptor 14I1-like, which translates to MSIQITVTEILLLGLSGIWKLQILHFMLFLAIYLVALTGNLLIKAIALDHHLHTPMYFFLTNLSILDLGCISTVNLKCVANSLMSTKVISYYGCIIQVFFFLFFATAEPPLLIIMAYDWYIAICQLLHYKSMMNRRACVQMATSIWISCALNSALHVGNTFAIIFCGDNEMEQFFCEALQLLKLASYDSYLREIGAIAFSVYFALNCNF; encoded by the coding sequence atgtccatcCAAATCACCGTGACCGAGATCCTTCTCTTGGGATTATCTGGCATTTggaagctgcagattttgcatttcATGCTGTTTTTAGCGATTTACCTGGTAGCCCTGACTGGGAATCTTCTCATCAAAGCCATAGCCCTCGACCAccatcttcacacccccatgtatttcttcctcacgAATCTGTCCATCCTAGACCTTGGCTGCATCTCCACTGTCAACCTCAAGTGCGTAGCCAATTCCCTCATGAGCACAAAGGTCATTTCATATTACGGATGCATCATCcaagtctttttcttccttttcttcgcTACAGCTGAGCCTCCCTTACTAATCATCATGGCTTACGACTGGTACATTGCCATCTGCCAACTACTGCACTACAAGTCAatgatgaacaggagagcttgtgttCAAATGGCAACAAGTATCTGGATCAGTTGTGCTCTCAATTCTGCATTGCACGTTGGGAACACATTTGCAATAATCTTCTGTGGAGACAATGAGATGGAGCAGTTCTTCTGTGAAGCCCTCCAGCTCCTCAAACTTGCCTCCTATGACTCATATCTCAGAGAAATTGGGGCTATTGCCTTTAGTGTGTACTTTGCCTTaaactgcaatttttaa